A genome region from Romeriopsis navalis LEGE 11480 includes the following:
- a CDS encoding NAD(P)/FAD-dependent oxidoreductase, whose translation MPTTQPAKICILGGGFGGLYTALRLSQMTWTHKPEITLVDQRDRFVFAPLLYELLTGELESWEIAPEYTTLLANTGIIFKQQQVAGIDLPTKTVQFDDATTQTYDRLVLAMGGETPMDIVDGAAEYAIPFRDVADAMRVSERLRQLEASDAEKIRVAIVGGGYSGVELACKLAERLGERGRVRIVERSDQILGNSPEFNRETAEKALSQRSVWRDLETTVTNITADTITLKYQESENPIPVDLVLWTIGNRIVPVIQDLPIAHNDRGQIVVTSAMQVEANPEIFALGDLAECRDETGQLVPATAQGAFQQADYAGWNVWASLTERPLLPFRYQALGEMMTLGMEDATLSGLGLHLNGLPAHVARRMIYLFRMPTLEHQVKVGINWMTKPLVKFLQQVS comes from the coding sequence ATGCCAACGACTCAACCCGCAAAAATCTGTATCCTTGGTGGTGGCTTCGGCGGACTTTACACCGCCCTGCGTCTGAGCCAAATGACCTGGACGCATAAACCCGAAATCACGCTCGTTGATCAACGTGATCGCTTTGTCTTTGCGCCATTGCTGTATGAATTGCTGACTGGGGAATTGGAAAGCTGGGAAATTGCTCCAGAATATACGACGTTGTTGGCGAACACGGGCATTATATTCAAGCAGCAACAGGTCGCGGGGATTGATCTGCCGACAAAGACGGTGCAATTTGATGATGCGACGACCCAAACCTACGATCGTTTGGTCCTCGCGATGGGGGGTGAAACACCGATGGATATTGTTGATGGGGCTGCCGAATATGCGATTCCCTTTCGCGATGTGGCCGATGCAATGCGGGTTTCCGAGCGGTTACGTCAGCTAGAAGCATCGGATGCCGAGAAAATTCGCGTAGCGATCGTTGGTGGTGGCTATAGTGGTGTTGAATTAGCCTGTAAGCTGGCGGAGCGTTTAGGTGAGCGTGGACGTGTCCGCATCGTCGAGCGCAGTGATCAGATTCTTGGCAACTCACCGGAGTTCAATCGTGAAACTGCTGAAAAAGCCTTGAGTCAGCGATCGGTATGGCGCGATTTAGAGACGACGGTGACCAACATTACGGCTGATACCATTACCCTGAAATACCAGGAGTCCGAGAATCCGATTCCGGTGGATTTGGTCCTGTGGACGATCGGGAATCGGATTGTACCGGTTATTCAAGATTTGCCAATCGCCCATAACGATCGCGGCCAAATCGTTGTGACTTCTGCGATGCAAGTAGAGGCCAATCCTGAAATTTTTGCCTTGGGTGACTTAGCGGAATGCCGTGATGAAACCGGACAACTGGTGCCCGCGACGGCGCAAGGGGCATTTCAGCAAGCGGACTATGCGGGCTGGAATGTTTGGGCGAGTTTGACGGAGCGACCGTTATTGCCTTTCCGTTACCAAGCGCTGGGTGAAATGATGACTCTGGGTATGGAAGATGCGACATTATCCGGTTTAGGCTTGCACTTAAATGGTCTACCGGCCCATGTCGCGCGCCGCATGATCTATCTCTTCCGGATGCCGACGCTGGAGCATCAAGTCAAAGTCGGGATTAACTGGATGACCAAACCCTTGGTCAAGTTTTTGCAGCAGGTGTCTTAG
- a CDS encoding HAD-IA family hydrolase, with amino-acid sequence MESSRPQVIFFDAVGTLFGIKGSVGQIYAAIAQQYGVEVAPQTIDWAFGPAFRAAGNPAFPDVDPSELAAREYTWWRDVAIATFNQADVLPQFADFEAFFDTLFHHFATATPWDLYDDTISTLSQIRDAGITLGVISNFDSRLYKVLEALSLSDFFRSITISTEVGVAKPDVQIFQVALQQHNCVPSQAWHIGDSLEEDYRAATTAGLRGIWLQR; translated from the coding sequence ATGGAATCCTCGCGTCCCCAGGTGATTTTCTTTGATGCGGTTGGCACGCTGTTTGGGATTAAAGGTAGTGTTGGCCAGATTTATGCGGCGATCGCGCAGCAATATGGTGTTGAAGTTGCGCCGCAGACGATCGATTGGGCCTTTGGGCCAGCTTTTCGGGCGGCAGGCAATCCCGCGTTTCCGGATGTTGACCCTAGTGAATTAGCGGCGCGGGAATATACTTGGTGGCGCGATGTGGCGATCGCCACGTTTAATCAGGCAGATGTTTTGCCGCAGTTTGCCGACTTTGAGGCCTTCTTCGATACGCTATTTCATCACTTTGCCACGGCTACGCCTTGGGATTTGTACGACGATACAATTTCCACGCTGAGTCAGATCCGGGATGCCGGGATTACGCTGGGGGTGATTTCGAATTTTGATTCGCGTTTGTATAAAGTGTTAGAGGCGCTATCCCTATCGGATTTCTTTCGCTCCATCACGATTTCGACCGAAGTTGGGGTAGCCAAGCCGGATGTGCAGATTTTTCAAGTGGCTTTGCAGCAGCATAATTGTGTTCCGTCTCAGGCTTGGCATATTGGCGATAGCTTGGAAGAAGATTACCGCGCAGCGACAACGGCGGGCCTGCGAGGCATCTGGCTCCAGCGCTAG
- a CDS encoding AAA family ATPase has product MPVEAFANNWAYLKVELNNLERLLLAAVAKQKKDQKESDRLLRTPGDRATKHWLQGLMHLEGPIGYDSPPPQRSTKPLTYSQQLENRIQATQQAGKALALPLLCDRLNLTIYEKNLILLGIAPEIHRRYAKLYEYLNGNSSHLVTIDLSLRLLCRNDQEWRLARAQLKSDAPLRHHQLIDVLANDDRPFLQHAIRLSPGLVNYLLADQTLPQDLAHLLQGEDSEIEVLLKRTDATPEISTADVLQPALAAATVETRLWTEVPNSLKSFANDEFASDLVLPAILKTDLQQLAQAVKFGQPVDDDWGFGAWHGQSVPGQSVMLVGPAGTGKAAAAAAIAQAAGVSLVKLDLSQPLSLEQLCLQLQTHSVPILLVRHADRWLGRKANVSPTALNQFFQLRQRAHCLTLFSMRRSIALPQQWRHQMVQKLLFKPPTAADRAKIWQTAFPPQMTLDAAIDWDVIACHALTGGAIVQAARAAVLTALAEQTDTAELRITIAHIQTAIAQVRRRMN; this is encoded by the coding sequence ATGCCAGTAGAAGCGTTTGCGAATAATTGGGCTTATCTCAAAGTTGAATTGAATAACTTAGAGCGCCTATTGTTAGCCGCAGTGGCAAAACAAAAAAAAGATCAGAAGGAATCCGATCGGCTCCTGCGAACGCCGGGTGATCGGGCAACGAAGCATTGGCTGCAAGGGTTGATGCATTTGGAAGGGCCGATCGGCTATGATTCACCGCCGCCACAGCGTTCAACGAAGCCGTTGACCTATAGTCAGCAATTGGAAAACCGGATTCAGGCAACACAGCAAGCCGGTAAAGCGTTGGCTTTGCCGCTGTTGTGCGATCGGTTGAATCTGACGATCTATGAAAAAAATCTGATTCTGCTGGGAATTGCGCCAGAAATTCATCGGCGTTATGCCAAGCTCTATGAATACCTCAATGGCAATAGCAGTCATCTCGTCACGATTGATCTATCGCTGCGGTTGCTCTGCCGCAATGACCAAGAATGGCGGTTAGCACGGGCGCAGCTTAAATCCGATGCGCCATTACGGCATCATCAGTTGATTGATGTTTTGGCCAATGACGATCGCCCCTTTTTGCAGCATGCGATTCGACTGAGTCCGGGGTTGGTCAATTACTTGCTGGCTGATCAGACTTTGCCACAGGACTTAGCGCATCTACTGCAGGGTGAAGATTCAGAAATTGAGGTACTGTTAAAGCGCACTGATGCGACACCGGAAATCTCGACTGCCGATGTGTTGCAACCCGCTTTAGCGGCCGCAACCGTGGAGACGCGGCTCTGGACCGAAGTGCCGAATTCCTTGAAAAGTTTCGCGAATGATGAATTTGCGAGCGATTTAGTTTTGCCGGCGATACTGAAGACTGATTTGCAGCAGCTAGCTCAAGCCGTAAAGTTTGGTCAGCCGGTTGATGACGATTGGGGCTTTGGGGCGTGGCATGGCCAATCTGTTCCTGGACAATCAGTAATGTTGGTGGGGCCAGCGGGCACGGGGAAAGCGGCGGCGGCGGCGGCGATCGCCCAAGCGGCTGGTGTCTCATTAGTGAAGCTTGATCTATCTCAACCGCTGTCCTTAGAACAGCTCTGTCTGCAACTGCAGACGCATTCAGTGCCAATTTTGCTCGTGCGTCACGCCGATCGATGGCTTGGTCGTAAGGCGAATGTCAGTCCGACGGCGCTCAATCAATTCTTTCAACTGCGACAACGAGCGCATTGTTTGACCCTATTTTCCATGCGGCGATCGATTGCCCTACCGCAGCAATGGCGGCACCAGATGGTGCAAAAATTGCTGTTTAAGCCACCGACTGCGGCTGATCGGGCCAAAATCTGGCAAACGGCCTTTCCGCCCCAAATGACTTTGGATGCGGCGATCGACTGGGATGTAATTGCCTGTCATGCGTTAACTGGTGGTGCCATTGTGCAAGCTGCCCGCGCGGCCGTATTGACGGCATTGGCCGAACAGACTGATACGGCAGAATTACGAATTACGATCGCGCACATTCAGACTGCCATTGCCCAAGTGCGACGGCGAATGAATTGA